Part of the Nocardia farcinica genome, GCGCCGAGGAGATGCCCGCCACCGCGCTGGAGCGTTTCGGCGGTCGCACCATCGGCATGGTGCGCGATCCCGACGGCTATCTGCTCGAGTTCGTCGGTCCGCCCGCGCAGTAGCCAGCCCGCTGAGCGGGAAGATCCGGAGTGACGGCGTCGCACGGCGATAGCGTGACGCCGTTCGTACCCGATGCCGGTCACCACGCACTCGGGGCGGCATCGATGAGACGTCCACCTCGAGGAGTGTGCGGTGCGGGATTTGAGAGGGCGGGTGGCGGTCGTCACCGGCGGAGCCAACGGAATCGGCAAGGGGCTCGCGACCCGGTTCCTGACCGAGGGCATGGCGGTCGTGATCGCCGACAACGATCGTGGTGATCTCGACCGCGCCACCGCGGAACTGTCCGCGCTGGGGGAGGTGCTGGCCGTGCCCACCGACGTCGCCGACGCCACCTCGGTGCAGGCGCTCGCCGATGCCGCGGTGGCCCGGTTCGGCGCGGTGCACGTGCTGTGTAACAACGCGGGCGTCGGTGGGGCGCAACGGTTCTCGACGATCGGGCAGGCGACCTGGGAGTGGACCTTGGGGGTCGACCTGTTCGGCGTCATCCACGGCTGTCGGATCTTCCTGCCGATCCTGGCCGCGCAGGACGAGGCCTACATCGTCAACACCGCCTCCATGTCCGGCTTCCTGACCGGCGGTTATCTCACCCCGTACAACGTTTCCAAGGCCGGTGTGGTCTCGTTGACCGAAGGGTTGGCCTTCGAATGGGCCGAGGAGTTCCCGCACATCGGTGTCGCCGCGCTCTGCCCGGCCTACACCGCCACGGCCATCCGCCACGACGAGCGCAACGCCCCGCCCGGGCACGTGCCCCGCGCCGCGGCCGACCCCGCGCTGGCCGAACACCGCGAACAGGTCAGCCGCACGATCGAACAGGAAGGGCTGCCGGTCTCGGCCGTTGCGGACCTGGTCGTGCGTGGCATGGCCGAGCGCAGGACCCACATCTTCCCGCACCCCGAATGGCTGCGGCTGTGGGCGGAACGGGTCGAGCGGGTCACCGCGCAAGCCGCCCCACTTCCGTAGCCGCCGATTCTCAGGAGGACCGATGTCCGTCCCCCCGCTCGATCCCGACGTCGCGGCCCGTGTCGCCGCACTGGGAACCGTCCCGTCGATGCGCTCGCGCGGTATCGAGGCGGTGCGCTCCGGCGTCGAAGCGATGGCGCCACCGACATCGATGCCCGCGGTGGCGCAGATCGAGAACCACACCGTGCCCGGCCCGTACGGCCCACTCGAGCTACGGATCTACCGGTCGACCACCGGGCCTGGTGCGCCGGTTGTGATACACCTGCACGGCGGCGGGCTGGCCATGGGATCGAACGCCTCGTTCGAACCGCTCGCCCGGCATCTGGCGAGGGCCAGCGGCGCGACGGTGGTCGGCGTCGACTACCGGCTGGCGCCGGAGTGGCCCGCGCCGGTGCAGGTGGAGGAGTCCTATGCGGCGACGGTCTGGGTGGCCGAGCACGCCCGCGAGCTGCGGGTCGACCCCGAGCGGCTGGTGGTGCTCGGCGACAGTGCCGGTGGCGGCCTCGCTGCGGGAGTGGCCCTGATGGCCCGCGACCGCGGCGGACCCGCGC contains:
- a CDS encoding SDR family NAD(P)-dependent oxidoreductase, producing the protein MRDLRGRVAVVTGGANGIGKGLATRFLTEGMAVVIADNDRGDLDRATAELSALGEVLAVPTDVADATSVQALADAAVARFGAVHVLCNNAGVGGAQRFSTIGQATWEWTLGVDLFGVIHGCRIFLPILAAQDEAYIVNTASMSGFLTGGYLTPYNVSKAGVVSLTEGLAFEWAEEFPHIGVAALCPAYTATAIRHDERNAPPGHVPRAAADPALAEHREQVSRTIEQEGLPVSAVADLVVRGMAERRTHIFPHPEWLRLWAERVERVTAQAAPLP
- a CDS encoding alpha/beta hydrolase is translated as MSVPPLDPDVAARVAALGTVPSMRSRGIEAVRSGVEAMAPPTSMPAVAQIENHTVPGPYGPLELRIYRSTTGPGAPVVIHLHGGGLAMGSNASFEPLARHLARASGATVVGVDYRLAPEWPAPVQVEESYAATVWVAEHARELRVDPERLVVLGDSAGGGLAAGVALMARDRGGPALFAQVLLYPGLDRDLGAASVVAMPDAPMLSREDILYLHELADAGSSRPADCYRVPAYATDLSGLPQAIVVTAAGDPIRDWGERYAARLRDAHVQTTLTRYPGVLHGFLMRPENSARALLAIAETGALLRAKFDNALPWPTRAAGS